From the Photobacterium sp. GJ3 genome, one window contains:
- the trpS gene encoding tryptophan--tRNA ligase — protein MKERILTGDRPTGPLHLGHYVGSLQQRVRLQQTHDQTILVADLQALTDNGQNPKKISDNILNVVADYLAVGIDPTQTTICLQSALPALSELTMYYSNLVSIARLERNPTVKHEIHYRGFGRTIPAGFLTYPISQAADITAFRATQVPVGDDQLPMIEQTNEIVRRLNSIVGAPVLCECQAMLSHFPRLPGIDGRAKMSKSMGTAITLGATENQIRAAVKAMYTDPNHLRITDPGQIEGNVVFTYLDAFHPDAGFIEELKTHYRRGGLGDGQTKKILEDCLQSLLAPIREERQRLMQDKAMLIEVLRQGTEQANEVSQRLLLDVKRALGLSLF, from the coding sequence ATGAAAGAACGCATTCTCACGGGCGACAGACCCACCGGTCCACTGCATTTAGGGCACTATGTTGGTTCACTTCAGCAGCGGGTTCGGCTTCAGCAGACACATGACCAAACCATCTTAGTCGCGGATTTACAGGCGCTGACCGATAACGGGCAGAACCCCAAAAAGATCTCGGATAATATCCTCAATGTGGTTGCCGACTACTTAGCGGTCGGGATTGATCCGACCCAGACGACGATATGCTTACAGTCTGCGTTGCCCGCATTATCTGAACTCACCATGTATTACTCGAATCTGGTGTCTATTGCCAGGCTGGAACGAAATCCAACGGTGAAACATGAAATCCATTATCGGGGGTTTGGCAGAACCATCCCGGCAGGATTTTTAACTTATCCTATCAGCCAGGCAGCAGACATTACCGCATTCAGAGCAACTCAGGTTCCGGTGGGCGATGATCAACTTCCCATGATAGAGCAGACGAATGAAATTGTGCGCCGCTTGAATAGCATTGTTGGAGCTCCCGTCCTGTGTGAATGTCAGGCCATGCTCAGCCACTTTCCAAGACTTCCGGGCATTGATGGTCGAGCGAAAATGTCGAAATCCATGGGAACGGCGATCACATTGGGTGCCACTGAAAACCAGATTCGTGCTGCTGTCAAAGCGATGTATACGGATCCCAACCATTTACGGATCACGGATCCGGGCCAGATTGAAGGAAATGTGGTGTTTACCTATTTGGATGCTTTTCATCCGGATGCTGGTTTTATTGAAGAATTAAAAACGCATTATCGCCGGGGCGGATTGGGTGATGGTCAAACCAAAAAGATTCTTGAAGATTGTCTGCAATCCTTACTGGCACCCATCAGGGAAGAAAGACAAAGACTAATGCAGGATAAAGCCATGCTGATTGAGGTGTTGCGGCAGGGTACAGAGCAAGCAAATGAAGTGAGCCAGCGTCTCTTGCTGGATGTAAAACGCGCTTTGGGACTATCTCTATTCTGA
- a CDS encoding chemotaxis protein, with protein MLKTATNQSQGMLLFRLNSRQLFAIGTLKVKEIVPYTPLTAIPQSHPTVLGAASLRGDTLPVVDMAKAIGYPALTQEELKQCYIIITDCRRRLVGFLVRGINKITECNWHNIDAPPPSLGRNIFVTGVTNIENQLVQLLDIELLLSKVFPDSPESLHPVLTDVQRETLRPLKILLVDDSAVARRQLCQAMDSVSIPYHIATTGTDALRMLNQAADAGQPFEILVSDIEMPGLDGYELAFEIQNNPKLKGTYIILHTSLSSEISVSQAHQVGAHEALTKFEANELIHAMLRGAQMHQETMVE; from the coding sequence ATGCTCAAAACCGCAACCAATCAATCACAGGGAATGCTACTGTTCAGGCTGAACTCCCGACAACTTTTTGCTATCGGCACACTGAAAGTGAAAGAAATTGTGCCGTACACCCCTTTAACAGCCATCCCTCAATCCCACCCAACGGTCTTAGGTGCAGCCAGCTTGCGTGGTGACACTTTGCCCGTGGTTGATATGGCGAAGGCCATTGGTTATCCGGCGCTGACGCAGGAAGAGCTGAAACAATGCTACATCATCATCACAGACTGTCGCCGGCGACTGGTGGGCTTTCTGGTCCGTGGCATCAATAAAATTACCGAGTGTAACTGGCATAACATTGATGCGCCGCCCCCGTCACTTGGCAGAAATATTTTCGTCACCGGTGTGACAAACATTGAGAACCAATTGGTTCAGTTACTAGATATTGAGTTGTTGTTATCTAAAGTGTTTCCTGATTCTCCTGAAAGCCTGCACCCTGTCCTGACAGATGTTCAGCGCGAAACATTACGTCCGTTAAAAATCCTGCTGGTTGATGATTCAGCCGTTGCCCGTCGCCAGCTCTGTCAGGCGATGGATAGTGTCAGTATTCCTTATCACATTGCGACGACGGGGACAGATGCGCTCCGGATGCTCAATCAGGCCGCAGATGCCGGCCAGCCGTTTGAAATACTGGTCAGTGACATCGAAATGCCGGGATTGGATGGCTACGAGCTGGCATTTGAAATTCAGAACAACCCCAAACTCAAGGGCACTTACATCATTCTGCATACGTCGCTTTCCAGTGAAATCAGTGTCTCTCAGGCACATCAGGTTGGCGCCCATGAAGCCCTGACCAAATTTGAGGCCAATGAACTGATCCACGCCATGCTCCGTGGGGCCCAAATGCACCAGGAAACCATGGTTGAATGA
- a CDS encoding type II toxin-antitoxin system HipA family toxin, producing the protein MVRQLRVLMNGLNVGVFTKEVTGAHTFQYDEAWIHSKKRRAISLSLPLRKARFTGDEVINFFDNLLPDNPQVRERIVARYDAKTKQPFDLLEKIGRDSVGAITLIPEGQPIPDFKKISATELTAARLEHVLNAYTDNIPLGMVDGNDDFRISIAGAQEKTALLKRHDRWYIPNGLTPTTHIIKLPIGEIRTQSSVLDLTTSVDNELICMRLSRAFGLPTASCDVLHAGKVRALAVERFDRRYAQKEDWIVRLPQEDFCQVSGISPAKKYEVDGGIGIEGIMNHLLGSEIAGEDRRTFMKAQVLFFVLAAIDGHAKNFSLFLQPNGKYRLTPLYDIISAYPMMGGKGIHERKIKLAMGLKASTGYKRHWYQIQARHFMNTARLVKYSSESMREILEEFQGSYMSAVDQVGNQLPQDIDENVRDKIFEGIVKSMRRLTLNPA; encoded by the coding sequence ATGGTAAGGCAGCTTCGGGTGCTGATGAATGGTTTGAATGTGGGTGTATTTACAAAAGAAGTCACTGGCGCACACACTTTTCAATACGATGAAGCGTGGATTCATTCAAAAAAGCGTCGTGCAATCTCACTTTCTCTGCCATTAAGAAAAGCCCGCTTTACTGGCGATGAGGTGATCAATTTTTTTGATAACCTGTTGCCGGATAACCCTCAGGTCAGGGAGCGAATCGTTGCCAGGTATGATGCAAAAACAAAGCAGCCATTTGACTTGCTGGAAAAAATTGGCCGTGACAGTGTGGGTGCAATTACTCTGATTCCTGAAGGTCAGCCAATCCCTGACTTCAAAAAAATCAGTGCAACGGAATTAACTGCCGCACGGCTGGAACACGTGTTAAATGCTTATACAGACAATATCCCCTTGGGTATGGTCGACGGGAATGACGACTTTCGGATTTCGATTGCCGGTGCTCAGGAAAAAACAGCCTTACTGAAGCGGCATGATCGCTGGTATATCCCGAATGGATTAACACCCACCACGCATATTATTAAACTGCCAATTGGGGAAATCAGAACACAAAGCAGTGTTTTGGACCTGACAACCAGCGTCGATAATGAATTGATCTGCATGCGCCTTTCCAGAGCGTTTGGTTTACCCACAGCAAGCTGTGACGTGCTTCATGCCGGGAAGGTCAGAGCATTAGCCGTTGAGCGCTTCGACAGGCGATATGCCCAGAAAGAAGACTGGATTGTACGGTTACCACAGGAAGATTTTTGTCAGGTATCGGGTATTTCACCTGCGAAAAAGTACGAGGTAGATGGTGGCATTGGAATTGAGGGGATTATGAATCATCTGCTCGGTTCAGAAATTGCCGGAGAAGACAGGCGTACCTTTATGAAAGCTCAGGTGCTGTTTTTTGTGCTGGCAGCCATTGATGGCCATGCCAAAAACTTTTCTTTGTTTCTTCAGCCCAACGGGAAATACCGTCTGACACCCCTATATGACATCATTTCTGCATATCCGATGATGGGGGGAAAAGGGATCCACGAAAGGAAAATAAAACTGGCGATGGGTTTGAAGGCGAGCACTGGCTATAAACGGCATTGGTATCAAATTCAGGCCCGGCACTTTATGAACACCGCAAGACTTGTGAAATATTCTTCTGAGTCGATGAGGGAAATTTTAGAGGAATTTCAAGGGAGTTATATGTCGGCGGTCGATCAGGTTGGGAATCAGTTGCCTCAAGACATTGATGAGAATGTGAGAGATAAAATATTCGAAGGGATTGTGAAATCCATGAGAAGGTTAACCCTCAATCCAGCATAA
- a CDS encoding thioesterase II family protein, with the protein MMSANRRFICYQPNPAAELNLLCFPFAGGSATVFHPWAARLPAHVQMFAYQPPGRAQRLREPRCINMSAYIEDIWQGLCEIPDKPMILFGHSMGAFVAYELIRKLQQSGRRLPVKAVFSAAKSPWKNHRTRFLSQLADDDFISALKLKGGFPAEILNHHELMAMCTPFVKSDYHIAESYQCPDGQQQPMPVPAIVFGGPMMTSHKMNCPTGSLCFQHRQSCILFPVDISSSTTKAYGMI; encoded by the coding sequence ATGATGTCAGCCAACAGACGATTTATCTGCTATCAGCCCAATCCAGCGGCTGAACTGAATTTACTGTGTTTCCCCTTTGCAGGAGGAAGTGCAACCGTGTTTCATCCCTGGGCTGCCAGATTACCTGCGCATGTTCAGATGTTTGCTTATCAGCCCCCGGGGCGGGCGCAACGTTTACGTGAACCTCGTTGCATCAATATGTCTGCTTATATCGAAGATATCTGGCAAGGGCTGTGTGAGATTCCGGATAAGCCCATGATCCTCTTCGGACACAGTATGGGGGCTTTCGTGGCGTATGAATTGATTCGCAAGTTGCAGCAGTCGGGCAGGAGATTGCCGGTAAAAGCCGTGTTTTCTGCCGCAAAATCTCCCTGGAAGAATCATCGGACTCGTTTCCTGAGCCAGCTTGCAGATGATGATTTTATCAGTGCACTGAAATTAAAAGGTGGCTTTCCGGCCGAAATTCTCAATCATCATGAACTGATGGCGATGTGTACGCCTTTTGTGAAATCAGACTATCACATTGCGGAATCCTATCAGTGTCCGGATGGACAGCAACAGCCGATGCCAGTTCCGGCCATTGTTTTTGGGGGGCCGATGATGACATCACACAAGATGAATTGTCCGACTGGCAGTCTGTGTTTTCAACACCGCCAGTCCTGCATACTTTTCCCGGTGGACATTTCTTCATCAACGACGAAAGCGTACGGGATGATTTGA
- a CDS encoding DUF1223 domain-containing protein: protein MMNSRFSDGFWLLCICPLAQAQVWQHAGPPAQVIELFTSQGCSSCPPADRFTHQLGETNSLWETIIPVAYHVDYWDYLGWKDAFSNPAFSLKQRLYHQYDVLSSVYTPGFVVDGKEWRGFFSHQRLPEQNTTAAKALKLTYENQAFTLDYAGEGRFVAHFVLMAMDETTPILRGENAGKVLTYNHVVLDSAQSASENRWSFSPARIPANADAVAAWLTRENSFVPVQTVAGWLTP, encoded by the coding sequence ATGATGAATTCAAGATTCAGTGATGGTTTCTGGTTGCTGTGTATTTGTCCGCTGGCTCAGGCGCAAGTCTGGCAGCATGCGGGACCACCAGCGCAAGTGATTGAATTGTTTACCTCGCAAGGCTGTTCCAGCTGCCCGCCCGCAGATAGATTCACCCATCAACTGGGTGAGACGAATTCGCTCTGGGAAACCATCATCCCTGTCGCATACCACGTTGATTACTGGGATTATCTGGGCTGGAAAGACGCTTTTTCAAATCCGGCATTCAGCCTGAAACAACGTCTTTATCATCAATATGACGTGCTGAGCTCGGTTTACACGCCGGGGTTTGTGGTTGATGGCAAAGAATGGCGCGGATTTTTCAGCCATCAGCGTTTACCTGAACAAAACACAACTGCGGCAAAAGCGTTAAAACTGACATACGAGAATCAAGCATTCACCCTGGATTATGCCGGTGAAGGCAGATTTGTCGCACATTTTGTTTTAATGGCCATGGATGAAACCACACCGATTCTCCGGGGAGAAAATGCAGGCAAAGTATTGACATACAACCACGTGGTCCTTGACTCAGCTCAATCTGCATCCGAAAACCGCTGGTCATTTTCGCCCGCCCGTATCCCGGCCAATGCCGATGCAGTTGCCGCATGGCTCACCCGGGAAAACAGTTTTGTGCCGGTTCAGACCGTTGCAGGCTGGCTCACGCCATAA
- a CDS encoding helix-turn-helix domain-containing protein, producing MLITSPKQLATHLKDERKSKRLSQEKVADPVGLKQDTVSKFEINPETTSIGTLFRILSSLDLELHLQPKGKSGEPSDEDDELW from the coding sequence GTGCTGATCACATCACCAAAACAACTCGCCACTCATCTCAAAGATGAAAGGAAGTCCAAAAGATTGTCTCAGGAAAAAGTCGCTGATCCCGTTGGGCTGAAGCAGGACACCGTCTCAAAATTTGAGATTAATCCTGAAACAACCAGTATTGGAACATTATTCCGGATTTTATCTTCACTGGATCTCGAGCTGCATTTACAACCCAAAGGGAAAAGTGGCGAGCCGAGTGATGAGGATGATGAGCTATGGTAA
- a CDS encoding YceI family protein, with protein MKKHLTAFSLAAALMVPGFANAADYMIDNKGAHASVNLKISHLGYSFIKARFNTFDGTFSYDPENIAASKVTVNVDTTSFDSNHADRDKHVRSEDFLEVSKYPKATFTSTKVTDKGNGKLAIDGDLTLHGQTKPITIDAEFVGAGKDPWGGYRAGFMGTTRLELADFGIQVMGTSSYADMELHIEGVRQ; from the coding sequence ATGAAAAAGCATCTGACCGCTTTCAGTCTGGCTGCAGCCCTGATGGTTCCTGGGTTTGCTAACGCAGCTGATTATATGATCGACAACAAAGGTGCCCACGCATCTGTCAACCTGAAAATCAGCCACTTAGGCTACAGCTTTATTAAAGCGCGTTTCAATACTTTTGATGGTACTTTCAGCTACGATCCTGAAAACATCGCGGCATCGAAAGTGACAGTGAACGTTGATACCACCAGCTTCGATTCAAACCATGCAGACCGTGACAAGCACGTTCGCAGTGAAGATTTCCTGGAAGTCAGCAAATATCCGAAAGCCACTTTCACCAGCACCAAAGTAACCGATAAAGGCAATGGTAAACTGGCGATTGATGGTGATCTGACGCTGCACGGCCAAACCAAACCCATCACAATCGACGCTGAATTTGTTGGCGCAGGTAAAGATCCTTGGGGCGGCTACCGTGCTGGCTTTATGGGAACAACCCGCCTTGAACTGGCTGATTTCGGAATTCAGGTGATGGGAACTTCCAGTTATGCCGATATGGAACTCCATATCGAAGGGGTTCGTCAATAA
- the yjjG gene encoding pyrimidine 5'-nucleotidase codes for MKYQWILFDADETLFHFDAYSGLKLMFSRFEVDFSQTHFSEYQRLNQPLWVDYQNGDINAAQLKHKRFEFWASELGVTTAVLNSAFLEAMADTCALLPGVADMLEQLSPHAKMGIITNGFTELQDVRLERTGVAHYFSSLIISEQVGAAKPSPVIFDYAMDQMGHPDREKVLMVGDNPHSDILGGIKAGMDTCWLNQHGDDAPEGIQPSYIVRQLDELPALLLGPQA; via the coding sequence ATGAAATATCAGTGGATTCTTTTTGATGCTGACGAAACACTCTTTCATTTTGATGCTTACAGTGGCCTCAAACTGATGTTTTCCCGCTTTGAGGTCGACTTTAGTCAGACTCACTTTTCAGAGTATCAGCGCCTGAATCAACCGCTTTGGGTTGACTACCAAAATGGGGATATCAACGCAGCGCAGTTGAAGCACAAGCGTTTTGAATTCTGGGCATCTGAGCTGGGAGTGACCACCGCAGTACTGAACAGCGCATTTCTTGAAGCCATGGCAGATACCTGCGCGCTGTTACCGGGTGTGGCTGACATGCTGGAACAGCTCAGCCCTCATGCCAAAATGGGCATTATTACCAACGGTTTTACGGAACTGCAGGACGTTCGTTTAGAACGGACTGGTGTCGCCCATTACTTCTCCTCACTGATCATTTCCGAGCAGGTGGGCGCCGCCAAACCTTCCCCGGTCATCTTCGATTACGCCATGGATCAAATGGGTCACCCCGATCGGGAAAAAGTCCTGATGGTGGGCGATAACCCGCATTCAGATATTTTGGGGGGAATCAAAGCCGGGATGGATACCTGTTGGCTCAACCAGCATGGAGATGATGCACCGGAAGGGATTCAACCCAGCTATATAGTCCGGCAACTGGATGAACTGCCCGCTTTGCTGCTTGGCCCTCAAGCCTGA